The following is a genomic window from Amphiura filiformis chromosome 4, Afil_fr2py, whole genome shotgun sequence.
AAGGGGGAGAGGGGGGAGAAAAGCGCCATTAACTTCTGGTTTAGCCAGACCCACGGCAATCTGTACAAACTGCATACCGATAATATGTATTATGGCTCCCTCCTCGTAATATTTCCTTAAGATCACCTTTTTGGACCATCGCTTATTGAGTCACCTTTTTaaatttagcccccccccccccccttttgcaaCTGTGATGCACAACCATAATCAGTAATGAAAATATAAACAGATTAAGGTAACCCTACCACACACTTTGTTTCTAAAAGGTAAGTAAGCGACCTATGAAAAAGATGCTTGCTTAGAACTTATTTCATTAATTATACCAGCTTATTACATGTTCATAGTGACCGTTTTATCTGAGCATGACAAGCTCTTCCACCAGCCTTTACACCAGGTCTTGTTCTCACACTGGCCCACACTGGCCTTTGCAAATTTAGTTCTCTCAGTGATAGTATAGGTCTAATCACTATAGCGGGCTACTTGGCAAAAAAAGTAGGTAAACTTGGTCAGAATTAATAAAGGTAGCAAAATATATACTAGAAATAGATGATTATTTTGCAAGTCCTTATTTGCAAAATGTTCTCCGATGGAATCCCTGCCACTTACCCTCCAGCGAAAATGCCGTCCCTGGAGCACTGGCGTTCTGTGGAGTTCTGTTTCCGCATCTGTTAATTCTCTTTGAAACAGGTAGAATGGACACTGTAAACTTTTTttgtaagggatgcaccattagatattatcgggaggGGGGGGGTAGGCAGTTGTATTTTTAttcttcaattttaatgtatatcttTATACAGAGCTAGGTAggggtttttttttactcatcagtaaggcaaaatgtctttttttttactcatcagtgaggcaaaatatatttttcaaaaaagtccCTAGCCTCCccaataatatctaatggtgcgtaaGTCCTACCCTCTTATTTGCAAACTGTTCTTTGATGGTACCTCATCCCCACTCCTGAAGGTGCCACCCTGGGGTACCAGAGTTGTGTTTCCGCGTCTGATAATCCTCATTGAGAGAGGTCGAATGATCACTctaaattattttgtttgaacatattttgatACCTTTCATTTATACAGGTATAGCAGGTGGCAGCATCATTCCTAATTCATTACGCCAAAGAGCCACAAAGATCACTAAACATTTATTGGTATGTTAATTCCCACAACTATACATAAATAATACTTGATGTTCAATACCCAAAGGTTGTTAAGTGGGCGCGAAGTAAAAGTCAGGTTGCAGGTTAACATACGTTTTGGTCATTATGTCTTCAAATATTATGAGACAGCACAACTTTTTGCCAAAAcacttgtctttttttttcacttgtttaAATATATTTGTTTACGTACGTGTAGCTAGGATACGGTGGTACAGAGGGATTTGGAGCCATGCAATCACCCACAGATCCGATTGAAATTCTACACAGCGCTGGATACGTTCCTGTGGATGGTTCGGAggtaagtttcatttttcatATTATATCTTGGGGTGATAACTCGTCTTCatatataacagcatgcgtgattggtcgataggctggcataaattaggggttcattcatatattttcatgacttaacGGTTGTGGTACGAGGGCATAAACAaacatttagtcatgaaaatatatgaatgaaccccgttcatacataccagaacattttgtgattaaaAATCACGAATCATTAAAAGCCGAATTTCCTTCGTTTTCCCTACCccgcgatcgcacatccgggtcACCGGGCATAAAGGTTGTTTATgtccggctctcgaccaatcacgcgcgccgttatatagcgcgtATATATGAACAACGTTTATGCCAGGCTTTCCGGTCGTAAACAAGCCGCGTTAGAATCGATGGACGCTCACGAGTAAGATATAAGCACGTATTCAagcgagctatttacgcaaagtGCGAATGATGTACGCGAATTTCGCGCGAGTCCAAACACGATGGACTGAGCATGTTAATATTTTCTCACTATTTGCGATGGAAAAACTTTCAAACAggataaggaactggtagtttttagtataaaatgatggtatttttagttgtggaggaaaataacagcaagcagaatgttgcgtatgtatgaacgcatatattttcatgactaaacgttgtttacgccctcgggctaaagccctcgggcataaacaatcgtttaatCATGAATATATATGAGTGAACCCCTAAATGATCATGCACCGTATATGATACTGACGAATCCCAACTGACTATAAACCAGTCACGTTGTATATAATGACTATAAAGGGCCACTGTATTGATAGTCAAAAACCATTTGGTAGTCAAAAACTTTTCTTTAGTTTAAATCTATTTAATCATTCGGCAAATACATCAACATattaaataccaaaaaaaaaaaaaaaaaaccagaataaTTAGATCTGCTTAACAGTCGTCAACAAGCTCTGAGCGCACACATAACAAGAGTATGATAAATATACTGTCACCACAAGGTGCACTGCACAGCTCTCCAAAAACTGGTTATAATATATAGAGACGGTTTATAGCAGTCATCTATTCATCGATATGCGGAATTCACAATAATAAGTTGTGGATATCACCCCAATGTGATTGTTATGAAGTTGCCACTGGTGGTATTTTTGCTTGAGTGTTCAGTGTTCATTATTTCACGATATTATAACAGTAGAGGTAGAAGAAAATTCAAACCGGAGCAATGCTCACGTGGTGAAGTCTAATGCATGGTAACACATTTAAAAGTTTTTGCTAAAACATATATTGATTTTTAACAAGAAGCCTAAATCATGAAATGATTCTAACTATACCATAAACAGATGAAGATTATTGATGATGACGGTCAGATCCTACCAATCAATGAGATTGGAGAAATCTGCTATAGAGGTCGGTCGTTGTTTTTATATTACTGGGGAGAAGAAGAGAAGACAAAAGCAGCAAAGAAACCGAATGGATGGTACCACACAGGGTAAGATAAATAACACAATTTATGCCTTTCCACGTGATGATTTTCGGTTCAAGTGTCGACGTCAGTTATGCTCTGTACTATTTCACATTATTCTTTATCAGATTTTACAAATGATGTTTGAATATTATGGTGATTAAATTACAATTACGTATTTTTAAAAAGAAACCATAGCAGGATCTGAAATTGGCTGCATGAACTCACTGTCACATGCTATATCAATGATAGTGAGTAGCAAATGAGGCATGTCGATGATAAACTAGAACAAGTTGCATGGTGCTTAAAAAGCGTGTTTGGAAAAAGTATTTCAAGTTCTTAGACAAACGTCAAATTGTGTCAAAATCAGGATCATTTTTTGTTTCCATTCTCTAATGAATCCAATAAGTCTAAGTCTAATTCTGTTAATGTTTTATTCATTTAACATTTTAGGGACTTGGGAACATTAGATGAAAGTGGGTACCTTCGGGTTGTCGGAAGAAAAGCGGTAATGTACAAATTTAACACAATACAGACCACAAAAGAaaaaaggtaccagttatgttcacccctgtatatccaaaccaaagacaaaattaaaacaagcagccattaCGTCTCATTACGTGCACCCTTTAGCTTTACTTTAAGACCACAATTGATGAAATCGGAATCGGTTGAGAATATAAAGAAACGGTGGTCGAGAACCCAATGAAGGGACGAAATCAAAGTTGCTTTGTTtttcaatggaaagcacggcgctcGTTCTGTTGTTAGAGAACGCtctttgtacaaatcaatatggcaTCCAATGGATCTGcatcttttgaatttgcatcttccttggcatttgggatcaccgtgtctttatttcttaaccgatttcaacgaatgaggtcctaaattcgagctaaaagttgcagctattggATGCAAGTTTTGATTATGACATAtccgtctttgtttaggatatagggTGACAATAACTGATACATCAATTATTTTGCGGTCTCATGATCTTTCATCAGATACCATTCCATATAACATTGTACAATGCTCATTCCACAGGTAACCTTCGTTCATCCAATGACATGATACTAAGCTGTAAAACAAATCGTTGTATAGGATTtatccccggggggcactcaactttggaagtgacggtatgtgcctgtcaataggccccctcttttgaagtcgactatacccgatgacccccttttttaaaagccatacccgatgacccccctattttttagttgtggctacccaatgaccccctttttttggttgaggctacccaatgaccccttttttttctagaatagcatcatcaaaatggaacaaaaaaatgccgaaactgtcaaattttgctcaatttttttcaaaattatgccgaaattttcaaaattatgccgaaattttcaaaattttgctccattttttcaaaattttctacccgatgacccttttttaaatcttatactcgatgaccccttttttcaaaatattgtacccaatgacccctttttttttttttttttacccaatgaccccttttttaaaatatcgctttgtacccgataggcccctacttcgcgactccggtaggcacatacccgtcacttccaaagttgagtgcccccggggatTTATCTGTAACTTTGTATGGTTTGGAACAACCTCCCGCTTTCCATCGAAAGCCCATTCATAGTCATCTTCACAAACAAGTTGTTCACTTAAATAGAGTGTTTTTATTATGATTgctaattttcattttgtgtttgGTATTTTCATGCCCTAGGTAGAAGTTGCCCCTTGAATCTTTAAGCATTAGAAATCTATCATCTGACTATAATAGTTCTGTATATAGGGATGCCTAGGGGTGTGTATGTTGGAGTCTATTGCCATTTCTTTTAGTACCCATTTTGGTCtgtatacaacatgtacaattgGGCTATTCGAGAGGCTAATTACAACTAATAAACtgataatcatatagtctaatgtacATTTAGTCTAATGTTGTTTGGCCcaataaccagtatgtctactaacaTGACTAACCACATAGACTAgttaccatttggtctaataaccatttggtctaataactgtTTGGTCTAACAATCGTATAGTCTAATAACGAGTTGTAATGAGACAAGAATGTGTAATGAGACGAACGCTTGTAAAAGAACCGTACGTACTACATTTATCAAATCTTATGCATAATTTCCCCGAAATTTTCAGTTGaattagtatttattttattgtttataaTGAAGAAGAATAAGACATGCGGCCTGCGGGTATTTTGCCGGGCCATTTGTTCTTCTTTACAATTCTAACATTAAAACAAAGTTGGTTTTCCTGGTTTTGTCATATGCACATAAGAGTTATGTGGAATACCACATAAGCCTATTATATTGTCTATGGAACCCCTAGGGCAGATGCGCCCTCCTTAAAACCAGGGTAACCCCTGCCCCTACATAGCCTCACACGTGCTATTAGACAAATCGGTTGGTAGGCCAATTGGTTCGTAGACTAAATGCTTGTTAGACCAAATAGTTTGTACATCAAATGGGTATTaaaccaaatggctattagacttcaTAGACCagatggttattagaccaaatggttattggatTAATGATTTTAGACTTATTGATTATTAGATTAAATGATTTTTGGTCGAAAAGTTTATCAGACAAAATGGTTATTGGTTCAAATGATTATTGTGGGTTTAGAtcaaatggatgtagacgaaatgggtattagactaaatggtattagaccaaatggcaactTACCACCCATATGTTGGTAGGTGTTTGGAAGTGTGTATAGGTGTGTAGCCTTTAAAACCAGTTCAGAATTCGAGATCATTAAATCTTTATACAGGAACGCATCATCAAAGAAGGGATCAACATAGCGCCTGGTAACTTGGAGAAAGTCTTAGACGAACATCCTGCAGTCAGTAATGTCATGGTAAGAAGTTGCATAATTACGAACATTACATAACTATAAACTGCCCTTTGTATGGTACTAACGGTAGAGGGCGACGTTGTCGCTGTATTTTCAGTGCAAAGCTCTCGGCGAATCACGTCAGTCATGTTACAGGTATAATAAGAGTGCTTTGTGGTATAATCTGGATTTCGTCTCCATGCGTAAATCATGATGATTACGCCTAATGTTAAACCTCCTATAGTAATGCAATAATTCAGTAAATCTGGTTGAAAGTAATTCAAGATTCCCAAAATTTTGTCTCTTGACTATAAACTCACACAATTTCCTCCCTCCCCCGAATTTCACTCCTTTATAACAACACCCATCATCTTTTGTCCTGCATTTGAGCTACATTTTAATGTCGAATTTTGTTCAATTAGGTTGTAGGAGTTCCTGATGAGCGGACTTCTGAAGAAGTGTGCGCCTGTATCAGGTAAAAAAAAGACGTTTAAGAATTGCTCAATcatatttattataaattatacATAGTATGTATTTAAACCGATGAACATCCATGATCATTTTCTTGCTATGGATATCAATAATAAATGTTCATGTTATAATTTGTTtgctttatttactttttttatatattatttatttcatcattttttttcagaCGTCATCCTCTTGCCAAAGTTACCTCAGATGAGTTGAAGGAATTTTGCAGAGGCAAGGTGGGTCAGTTTTagacaaaaatatactaaaacaaatataaacactAAAAACTGGAAATGTGCGcatgtataatatagtaatatttAAATGTATGAACAATGGAGCGTGATGATGTTTAAAATGATAATTCTATTTTTTGATGTAATCATCTTCTTGTTTTTAGGTATCCGATTTTCTTGTTCCAAAGTACATACTCTTCATGGAGGATGCCTTTCCAACAACGGAGACGGGCAAAGTAAGTAATCTTTATACTCAACGTATATATGAATTGATCTCAATTTTTATCAACAAagacaagggactggtatatcgatatgcttgagcgaagtGCATACAACTatactacactgttcaatagccttattgtgacgtGGCGGGAGTTTTAATTATAAGCaagagccctgaacaaaatatgatgttcTTGCATACTGCCAGTCAAGGAACAATGCGAATTGtgataatgcgcgcgcatactaccagacaatgacgtcagaagtcaactcatctatattgaAATACGCATGTCTTTGTTTAAATGGTTGCTCCGTGCAAAGACAAGTGTGATTGTCAAAACCGACAATAattaaatatcattttttataGACCCTCAACTGGAACACAATAATTTGACTAAAAATGATTATTATCTATCTGTGCGTTTTTTCCAGTTTAACAGAAGGAAGATTGCTGAACAAGCTAAAACAATACTTGGATTATAGGACTGagaaattgtcaagagaaatgtatAAATGAGTCATAATTAACACTAGATTTATGATGATAATTACAAAACTGAATTTAATGATGACCTCCCAGgacaacacattcaagatgttaacaaaaataattaccggcactccggccatattcaaggattaaggtcaacacagtggtcaaatttcaaagttgctcaaatctggttgaCAAGCAGACCAAATTAtttctctcattgcaaggattcagaaaaggtatagtttgacctacctgtgacATACCGTTCTCGAGTTACAAGcaaaaaggtcacattttgggTCGTGGTCATTTTGTTTAGccacacaggtacaagattaaaaaTGTTCCGATTTAAACGATTTAATCTCTattacagcctattgaccacaacctatgctgtaatgtttcctaggtaacgtgcagtttaagtacatatcattagatttataaaatttacttcgagaactgtaaataaaaaatatcgaaaatatcaatttttaaaaatttgacataaaatttgtattatacaccgaatttcaacaacaacaaaaaatcaaaaattatttcatatcaaaagGATATTCCTCGTTTTCAGAAAAGCCATTTGGTATGTCCGATGTGGTCTCATGACACACAAAAAATATGTACCAGGAGGTAGGCCCTAAGTGGTGTTGACAATGACGACAAACCTGAAGGAGATGCATTTCTGCAGGGcatggcatcctagtattacgtaacaaaccggaagatgtagtttaagtctagacaataggcggattagcggccattttgtcttctacatgattttattcacgtgtccttatactttagtacacaagtatataagttaacaggtttacaattttaaaattatattttgtgtatacaatatattctgtagtaaatcgatcaaatgacggtgattgttcaggtattatatgcgtgatagaattaaattgtctgaccagctagtattctcctccgctgtcattgtgattccagtcactccacgtaccgtgttgcgaaggtggaggagactaaagctgtataaacggaaacggaaggggttaaaaatgatgtagtttaagtcgaacaatagcgtgacgtagtttccggcattgttcctatgcactttcaccctcctgatttcTGTAACGCCTCCTCTACGtttcacttccccccccccccatcaattttGTACCTGTGATCCATTATTTCTAGGCAAAAATTCACGGTTAACAGGGGAGACTCCTCGTCCATTGTTGGTAAAATTGTTCAAACCTTGGCCGACCCCTTAATGAATAAGATTCTCGTTAAATAAAGGGCAATGCTTGAttttaaaaatagctttaa
Proteins encoded in this region:
- the LOC140150155 gene encoding medium-chain acyl-CoA ligase ACSF2, mitochondrial-like, with the protein product MLIHKHVNRSGIAGGSIIPNSLRQRATKITKHLLLGYGGTEGFGAMQSPTDPIEILHSAGYVPVDGSEMKIIDDDGQILPINEIGEICYRGRSLFLYYWGEEEKTKAAKKPNGWYHTGDLGTLDESGYLRVVGRKAERIIKEGINIAPGNLEKVLDEHPAVSNVMVVGVPDERTSEEVCACIRRHPLAKVTSDELKEFCRGKVSDFLVPKYILFMEDAFPTTETGKFNRRKIAEQAKTILGL